The following proteins come from a genomic window of Carassius auratus strain Wakin chromosome 18, ASM336829v1, whole genome shotgun sequence:
- the LOC113118477 gene encoding nucleobindin-2 — MWGASHFFLILCLWACLDALPVAVDKTKVSPPVEEPEPPKSADTGLHYDRYLREVIDFLEKDPHFREKLHNTDMEEIKQGKLAKELDFVSHHVRTKLDELKRQEVNRLRTLIKVKQDLNGEKGLTVDHQALLKQFEHLNHMNPHTFEVEDLDRLIKSATDDLDNFDKERHEDFKKYEMAKEHDRREHLKTLDEDARKKEEEHFEEMKNKHAEHAKINHPGSQDQLKEVWEEADGLDPNDFDPKTFFNLHDTNGDGYFDEQELEALFTKELEKVYDPTREEDDMMEMEEERLRMREHVMNEVDTNKDRLVSLDEFITATNRKEFLEPDGWETLEQNPIYTEEELREFEEHLAREEQDLNLKKNELMKQQEELERQQEQLNAQKIELQQAVEHMERSKTQKTEPPVQAKDAVPSAVEKLPGDNQPMAPGHQQDLPTHS; from the exons ATGTGGGGGGCATCACACTTCTTCCTGATACTGTGTCTCTGGGCTTGTTTGGATGCACTGCCAGTTGCTGTGGATAAAACCAAAGTGAGCCCTCCAGTAGAGGAACCGGAGCCACCTAAAAGTGCC GACACTGGATTGCACTATGATCGATATCTCAGAGAGGTTATTGATTTCCTGGAAAAGGACCCACATTTCAGAGAGAAGCTTCATaacacagacatggaagagatCAAG CAAGGGAAACTTGCTAAAGAGTTGGACTTTGTCAGCCATCATGTGCGAACTAAACTTGATGAGCTGAAGAGGCAAGAAGTAAACCGACTGCGCACCCTAATCAAAGTCAAACAAGACCTGAATGGAGAAAAAG GTTTGACAGTGGACCACCAGGCGCTTCTGAAACAGTTTGAACATCTGAATCACATGAATCCACACACATTCGAAGTGGAAGATTTGGATCGCCTCATTAAATCG GCCACTGATGACCTGGATAACTTCGACAAGGAAAGACATGAAGACTTCAAGAAGTACGAGATGGCGAAGGAACACGATCGGAGGGAACATCTCAAAACACTGGATGAGGACGCACGCAAAAAAGAGGAGGAACACTTTGAAGAGATGAAGAATAAACATGCAGAACATGCCAAAATCAATCACCCT GGCAGTCAAGATCAATTGAAAGAGGTCTGGGAGGAAGCCGATGGTTTGGATCCCAACGATTTCGACCCAAAGACATTCTTCAACCTACATG ACACGAATGGAGATGGCTACTTTGATGAGCAAGAGCTAGAGGCACTGTTTACCAAAGAG CTAGAGAAAGTCTACGATCCCACGCGTGAAGAGGATGACATGATGGAAATGGAGGAGGAGAGACTTCGCATGAGAGAACATGTGATGAATGAG GTCGACACTAACAAAGACAGGCTCGTTTCACTAGATGAGTTTATCACAGCCACAAATAGAAAAGAATTTCTGGAGCCAGATGGATGGGAG ACTCTGGAACAGAATCCAATCTACACTGAAGAAGAGTTGAGAGAGTTTGAGGAGCATCTGGCTCGAGAGGAGCAAGACCTGAACCTGAAGAAGAATGAGCTGATGAAACAGCAGGAGGAGCTGGAGAGACAACAGGAACAACTGAACGCCCAGAAAATAGAGCTACAGCAG GCAGTAGAGCACATGGAGCggtcaaaaacacagaaaacagagCCTCCAGTGCAGGCCAAAG ATGCAGTGCCTTCTGCTGTGGAAAAATTACCTGGGGACAATCAGCCTATGGCACCAGGTCACCAGCAAGACCTCCCCACACATTCTTAG